The following proteins are encoded in a genomic region of Candidatus Manganitrophaceae bacterium:
- a CDS encoding insulinase family protein codes for MRLKLKSCHRFIYLFVLFALFGGITPALGAAQIQKFQLDNGLTVILLEEHKAPVVTFQIWYKVGSRNETNGKTGLSHLTEHMMFKGTSQVGKGEFSRIVAKNGGTENAFTGNDFTAYFENFSADRIALSFKLESDRMQNLLIDPQEFQMERAVVKEERRTRTDDDPYSYLMESLYAVSFLVHPYRFPIIGWMSDLDALVWEDVVQHYKRYYVPNNATIVMVGDFESERLIKQIREAFGKIPEGPDPPQAVSQEPTQQGERRIVVKREAQLPFVFIGFHAPNYRSPDTYALTVLSRILSSGKSSRLYRSLVYEQEIALEAGGYYDGLTTDPEIFYLYATAQAGEKPEIVEKALDHEIARLQSDLVPESEMAKVRNQIEAEYIMGSDSNFFRAMQIGTAETVGAGYQYVLDYVDNIRKVTSDDVRRIARKYLKGDTRNVGILLPLNSLTPAVKSNGGS; via the coding sequence ATGCGTCTTAAACTGAAATCTTGCCATCGTTTTATTTATCTTTTTGTCCTGTTCGCTCTTTTTGGGGGCATCACCCCTGCGTTGGGCGCTGCCCAGATCCAGAAGTTTCAATTGGACAATGGCTTGACTGTGATTCTCTTGGAGGAACATAAGGCCCCGGTTGTCACCTTTCAGATCTGGTACAAGGTCGGTTCCCGGAATGAAACGAATGGAAAAACCGGCCTTTCTCATCTCACAGAACATATGATGTTCAAAGGGACCTCCCAGGTCGGAAAGGGGGAATTCTCCCGGATCGTCGCAAAGAACGGCGGGACGGAGAATGCCTTTACCGGAAACGATTTTACGGCCTATTTTGAGAATTTTTCTGCCGATCGCATCGCGCTTTCCTTCAAGCTGGAGTCAGACCGGATGCAGAACCTGCTGATCGACCCGCAAGAATTTCAAATGGAGCGTGCCGTTGTAAAAGAGGAACGGCGGACACGCACCGACGACGATCCCTATTCGTATCTGATGGAAAGCCTCTATGCCGTCTCATTTCTGGTCCATCCATACCGGTTCCCTATAATCGGCTGGATGAGCGACCTGGACGCCCTGGTCTGGGAAGATGTTGTTCAGCACTATAAACGGTATTATGTCCCCAACAATGCAACCATCGTTATGGTGGGAGATTTTGAGTCGGAGAGACTCATCAAGCAGATCCGCGAGGCCTTCGGAAAGATTCCAGAGGGTCCGGATCCGCCTCAGGCGGTTTCACAAGAACCCACTCAGCAGGGGGAGCGGCGTATCGTCGTGAAGCGTGAGGCCCAGCTCCCTTTTGTTTTCATCGGCTTCCACGCTCCGAACTACCGGAGCCCGGATACATATGCCTTGACGGTTCTTTCCAGAATTCTCTCCTCCGGAAAGAGTTCCCGCCTCTACCGTAGCCTTGTGTACGAGCAAGAGATTGCACTTGAAGCCGGCGGGTATTACGATGGCCTGACGACTGATCCGGAGATCTTTTATCTCTATGCAACGGCCCAGGCTGGGGAAAAACCAGAGATCGTGGAGAAGGCGCTTGACCATGAAATTGCGCGGCTTCAATCGGATCTGGTTCCGGAATCTGAAATGGCGAAGGTCAGAAACCAGATCGAGGCGGAATACATTATGGGTTCTGATTCCAACTTTTTCAGGGCGATGCAGATCGGGACGGCTGAAACGGTGGGTGCCGGGTATCAGTATGTCCTGGACTATGTCGACAACATCCGGAAAGTCACCTCAGACGATGTCCGGCGGATTGCACGAAAATACCTCAAAGGAGACACCCGAAACGTCGGAATTCTTCTCCCCTTGAATTCCCTTACCCCTGCTGTTAAATCGAATGGGGGGTCCTGA
- the larE gene encoding ATP-dependent sacrificial sulfur transferase LarE, with translation METDNDYNRLYGIMKEMGSVLVAYSGGVDSTLVMKVAFDALGSAAVAGTSISPTFAGSQLEEAKAVAASVGIRHLFVRSDELTIPGYTENSQNRCYLCKNDLYTLLSEMACREEVRFVSDGTNTDDLSDTRPGLRAARELAVRSPLVEAGFDKKSVRALSCRLGLPTWDKPASPCLSSRIPYGTKITYEKLAQVEQAEEVLRRHGFTQFRVRYQGDTARIEMALEEFPLLFKGDQRDRVVQEIQACGFRWVALDLAGYHQGNLNSPKEHPIS, from the coding sequence ATGGAAACGGATAATGACTACAACCGTCTTTATGGGATCATGAAGGAAATGGGTTCCGTCCTGGTGGCCTATTCGGGGGGGGTTGATTCGACCCTTGTCATGAAGGTTGCGTTTGACGCCCTGGGTTCGGCCGCGGTTGCGGGGACCTCGATTTCTCCCACCTTTGCCGGTTCCCAGTTGGAAGAGGCGAAGGCGGTTGCCGCTTCGGTCGGGATTCGACATCTTTTTGTGCGCTCAGATGAACTGACCATCCCCGGTTATACCGAAAACAGTCAAAATCGATGTTACCTCTGCAAGAATGACCTTTACACACTCCTGTCAGAGATGGCCTGCCGAGAGGAGGTCCGATTTGTTTCGGATGGCACCAATACCGATGACCTTTCCGATACCCGTCCCGGTTTACGGGCCGCGCGTGAACTCGCTGTACGGAGCCCACTTGTTGAGGCGGGGTTTGATAAGAAATCGGTCCGGGCGCTTTCGTGCCGCCTGGGCCTCCCGACATGGGACAAGCCGGCCTCGCCCTGCCTTTCCTCCCGCATCCCCTATGGAACAAAAATCACCTATGAGAAACTCGCCCAGGTTGAACAGGCGGAAGAGGTCCTTCGCCGTCATGGATTTACGCAGTTTCGTGTTCGATATCAGGGCGATACCGCGAGGATAGAGATGGCCCTTGAGGAATTCCCCTTACTTTTTAAGGGTGATCAACGAGACCGTGTTGTTCAGGAGATTCAGGCCTGCGGTTTTCGCTGGGTTGCTCTGGATCTGGCCGGTTATCACCAGGGGAATCTGAACTCTCCAAAGGAGCACCCCATTTCGTGA
- a CDS encoding sensor domain-containing diguanylate cyclase, translated as MKKIKTENERKPARKGSDLSHLRKENTRLKQELRRRTKELSSFIVFGKALSSVLEFEKVLRVIMDTARKILRCESWSLILVDESKKELYFKMVKGPTMKVAKKLRYKMGEGPAGWVAEQGKPLLISDFSSQWQFQPKEFYPHVGARTALCLPIISKKKVIGVIQMVNRADETPFDENDLSLLSKLGDQATLAIERSDLYKKMADLASTDDLTHLYNIRYLDHILDLEIKRCRRYSIRLSLIFLDMDFFKLVNDQHGHLMGSQVLVEVANILNNSLREIDIVARYGGDEFVVVLPETSVEIAGRIARRIRNAIHSYEFLKKEGLSLHLTASFGIAGFPDQAKNKTDLVCLADQAMYRAKVMGRDKIFLA; from the coding sequence ATGAAAAAGATCAAAACGGAGAACGAGCGAAAACCGGCGCGTAAAGGTAGCGACCTGAGTCATCTTCGCAAAGAAAACACGCGTCTTAAGCAAGAACTTCGTCGGAGAACCAAGGAACTTTCCTCCTTTATCGTGTTTGGGAAGGCCCTTTCCTCGGTCCTTGAGTTTGAGAAGGTCCTTCGGGTCATTATGGATACGGCTCGCAAGATACTCAGGTGCGAGTCCTGGTCTCTAATCCTGGTCGATGAGTCAAAAAAAGAGCTCTATTTTAAGATGGTCAAAGGGCCGACGATGAAAGTGGCAAAAAAGCTTCGCTACAAAATGGGAGAAGGTCCTGCAGGCTGGGTTGCAGAACAAGGGAAGCCGCTTCTTATCTCCGATTTTTCGAGCCAATGGCAGTTCCAGCCCAAGGAGTTTTATCCCCACGTCGGGGCCAGGACGGCCCTTTGTCTGCCGATTATCAGCAAGAAAAAGGTGATCGGTGTTATTCAGATGGTCAATCGTGCGGATGAGACGCCATTCGATGAAAACGATCTGAGTCTATTGTCTAAACTGGGCGACCAGGCTACTTTGGCAATTGAGCGTTCGGACCTTTACAAAAAAATGGCGGATCTTGCGTCAACGGATGATCTGACTCACCTCTATAACATTCGCTACCTGGACCATATCCTGGATTTGGAAATCAAGCGGTGTAGACGATATTCCATTCGGCTTTCTCTCATATTTCTGGACATGGACTTTTTTAAGCTGGTCAATGATCAACATGGCCACCTCATGGGAAGCCAGGTTCTGGTTGAAGTTGCCAATATTCTGAACAACAGCCTACGAGAAATCGACATCGTTGCCCGATATGGCGGCGATGAGTTCGTGGTTGTTCTCCCCGAGACCAGCGTGGAAATCGCTGGCCGTATTGCCCGCCGTATTCGAAACGCCATCCATTCGTATGAGTTTCTGAAGAAGGAAGGATTATCCCTTCACCTCACCGCGAGTTTTGGTATTGCAGGATTCCCGGACCAGGCCAAGAATAAGACCGATCTGGTTTGTCTTGCAGACCAGGCGATGTATCGAGCCAAGGTGATGGGACGGGACAAAATTTTTCTCGCCTGA
- the secA gene encoding preprotein translocase subunit SecA, giving the protein MLRNLVRKVIGSRNDRELKRLQPLVSQVNALEESFLKLTDQQLREKTDLFKAQILISTEDKETASDAEEEGREEGAAVERSKELARRLDAILPEAFALVREASKRVLGMRHFDVQILGGIILHEGKIAEMRTGEGKTLAATLPVYLNALAGNGVHVVTVNDYLATRDAEWMGKVYRFLGLTVGSIRHDATDEERQAAYGSDVTYGTNNEFGFDYLRDNMKFDPKSFVQRDPHYAIIDEVDSILIDEARTPLIISGPAEKSTALYYRVNQIIPSLKKEVDYTLEEKSKTVTLTEEGNVKVEALLEVDNLYDLANISLVHHVLQALKAHVMFKRDIDYVVKDGEVVIVDEFTGRMMAGRRWSDGLHQAVEAKEGVKIANENQTLASITFQNYFRLYHKLGGMTGTADTEAAEFAKTYNLEVLVIPPNRSMIREDLSDVIYRTQKEKFEAIVQEIIELNEVGHPTLVGTISIEDSELISALLKRKGIIHSVLNAKHHDKEAAIIAQAGSKGAVTIATNMAGRGTDILLGGNAEFLFDQYKKQHPDTSEEDLQNAEGKIIEEVGRGKKEVIELGGLHIIGTERHESRRVDNQLRGRSGRQGDPGSSRFYLSLEDDLLRIFGSDRIAKLMNRLGMEEGVPIEHRMVSRAIENAQKRVESHNFDIRKQLLEYDDVMNMQRTAIYARRREVLSDEGIEEDIQELIDELIDNLLMAYCPEEAYSEAWDGAGLTEALSHHFSLSVTKEALGFPDIGRDALKEGILQNVQEVFRQKEAGFGKELMHQLEKQIFLRMIDSHWKDHLLAMDSLKEGIGLRGYGQKEPLSEYKKEGFEMFTAMIDRIKGDTIEQLFRVQIVREERKPIAAFFPGEQEMQMNRGESTPPRTVHREGKKVGRNDPCTCGSGKKYKKCCGR; this is encoded by the coding sequence ATCCTCCCGGAGGCCTTTGCGCTTGTCAGGGAAGCGTCAAAGCGAGTTCTCGGTATGCGCCATTTTGATGTCCAGATTTTAGGCGGGATTATTCTGCATGAAGGGAAAATTGCCGAGATGAGGACGGGTGAGGGGAAAACCTTGGCCGCGACGCTTCCGGTTTATTTGAACGCCTTGGCTGGAAATGGGGTGCATGTTGTTACCGTCAATGATTATCTGGCCACACGGGATGCCGAATGGATGGGAAAGGTTTATCGATTTCTTGGCCTGACGGTTGGAAGCATTCGGCATGATGCCACGGATGAGGAACGGCAAGCCGCCTATGGTTCGGATGTGACCTATGGGACGAATAACGAGTTTGGTTTTGATTATCTTCGCGACAACATGAAGTTTGATCCAAAGAGCTTTGTCCAGCGCGATCCCCACTATGCCATTATTGACGAGGTCGACAGTATCTTAATTGACGAGGCGCGTACCCCGCTCATCATATCAGGCCCTGCCGAGAAATCAACGGCACTCTATTACCGGGTCAATCAGATCATCCCATCCCTAAAGAAAGAGGTTGACTACACGCTCGAAGAGAAGTCTAAGACGGTCACACTGACAGAGGAGGGAAACGTCAAGGTAGAGGCCTTATTGGAGGTCGATAACCTATATGATCTTGCCAATATCTCCCTGGTTCACCATGTGCTTCAGGCCTTAAAGGCCCATGTCATGTTCAAACGGGATATTGATTATGTAGTCAAGGACGGAGAGGTGGTCATCGTCGACGAGTTTACCGGGCGGATGATGGCGGGCCGGAGATGGAGTGACGGTCTTCACCAGGCCGTGGAAGCAAAAGAGGGAGTGAAAATCGCCAACGAAAATCAAACCCTGGCGTCGATTACCTTTCAGAATTATTTCAGGCTGTATCATAAATTGGGGGGAATGACCGGTACCGCGGATACCGAGGCGGCCGAATTTGCAAAGACCTATAACCTGGAAGTCCTTGTTATTCCACCGAATCGCAGCATGATCCGGGAAGATCTTTCAGATGTGATTTATCGCACTCAGAAGGAAAAGTTTGAGGCGATCGTTCAGGAGATTATTGAACTCAATGAGGTCGGACATCCGACTCTGGTTGGGACGATCTCGATCGAAGACTCCGAACTAATCTCTGCCCTTTTAAAGCGTAAAGGGATCATACATTCTGTCCTCAATGCGAAGCATCATGATAAGGAAGCCGCTATTATTGCCCAGGCCGGAAGCAAAGGGGCCGTGACGATTGCCACCAATATGGCTGGCCGTGGGACCGATATCCTCTTGGGAGGCAATGCAGAGTTTTTATTCGACCAATACAAAAAACAGCATCCTGACACATCTGAAGAGGACCTCCAAAATGCAGAAGGGAAGATCATCGAGGAGGTTGGGCGTGGGAAGAAAGAGGTCATCGAGCTGGGGGGGCTCCATATTATCGGAACGGAGCGGCACGAATCCCGGCGGGTTGATAATCAATTAAGAGGCCGTTCAGGTCGTCAGGGAGATCCGGGGTCTTCACGCTTTTACCTCTCTCTGGAAGATGATCTCCTCCGAATTTTCGGGTCGGACCGTATTGCAAAACTCATGAACCGTCTCGGTATGGAAGAGGGGGTTCCGATTGAGCATCGCATGGTTAGCCGTGCCATTGAAAACGCTCAGAAACGAGTGGAGTCTCATAACTTCGATATTCGGAAACAACTTCTTGAATATGATGATGTAATGAATATGCAGCGTACCGCCATTTATGCCCGACGCAGAGAGGTCCTTTCCGATGAGGGGATTGAAGAAGATATTCAAGAACTAATCGATGAATTGATCGACAATCTCCTGATGGCATATTGCCCGGAAGAGGCCTATTCCGAGGCATGGGACGGAGCGGGTTTGACAGAGGCCCTATCGCATCACTTCTCTTTGAGTGTTACAAAAGAGGCGCTCGGCTTTCCCGATATCGGCAGGGATGCCCTAAAAGAGGGGATTCTCCAGAATGTTCAGGAGGTTTTTCGTCAGAAGGAAGCTGGATTTGGCAAAGAATTAATGCATCAACTGGAGAAGCAGATCTTTCTTCGTATGATCGATTCCCACTGGAAGGATCATCTTCTTGCGATGGATTCCTTAAAAGAAGGGATTGGTTTACGCGGATACGGTCAAAAGGAGCCTCTCAGCGAGTATAAGAAGGAAGGTTTTGAGATGTTCACCGCAATGATTGACCGGATAAAAGGAGACACGATAGAACAACTCTTCCGTGTTCAGATTGTCCGAGAGGAAAGGAAGCCGATCGCGGCCTTTTTTCCGGGTGAGCAGGAGATGCAGATGAATCGCGGTGAGTCAACGCCGCCCCGGACGGTGCATCGTGAAGGGAAAAAGGTTGGCAGGAATGATCCCTGCACTTGCGGGAGCGGTAAGAAATATAAGAAATGCTGTGGAAGATAA
- a CDS encoding insulinase family protein, with translation MQPWKKYSPAGLFFILVFYSFLSLSFPHESFRAELKPIRVVTPNGMTLLVVTQHSLPIVSVEVLVRSGSIYDPTAQAGLANLTAGLLDEGTAGRSAVEISDAIAAVGARLSVRTSYDYVTTGLRVLKKDVETGFDLLSDILIHPVFDVKEVKRVRTIILGEILAEKDQPHAIARQAFREITFGSHPYHHPVKGFKESLHEIKQSNLVAFHRKYYRPNNAIISIVGDVTVQEAETLVKKYFGKWEKGTVPSLEFKPSKPLRSKKIRKIEKNLSQATVILGHVGIKRSNDDYYAVRVMNYILGGGGFSSRLMSEIRDNQGLVYSIYSRFSGNQDPGPFSVTFQTENGNAPKAIEGVLSEINQIREKDVSKKELSEAKAYMVGSFPLRIDTTRKVASLLPQIEFHNLGLHYLKEYAELINRVTVADVRRVAKKYLHPDQYVLVLVGKQKEIRLEE, from the coding sequence ATGCAGCCTTGGAAAAAATATTCTCCCGCGGGTCTCTTTTTTATACTGGTCTTTTATTCTTTCCTGTCTCTCTCTTTTCCCCATGAGTCCTTCAGGGCTGAACTGAAGCCGATTCGGGTGGTCACTCCAAATGGGATGACCTTGCTCGTTGTGACGCAGCACTCACTTCCGATCGTGAGTGTGGAGGTCCTTGTGCGTTCCGGGTCGATTTATGATCCGACCGCACAAGCCGGCCTGGCCAACCTCACCGCGGGTCTGCTGGATGAGGGAACGGCGGGGCGAAGCGCCGTGGAGATCTCTGATGCGATCGCTGCCGTCGGGGCACGTCTTTCCGTCCGTACAAGCTACGATTATGTCACGACGGGTCTACGGGTTTTGAAAAAGGATGTCGAGACCGGTTTTGATCTTCTTTCCGATATATTGATTCATCCGGTCTTTGACGTCAAAGAAGTAAAACGGGTTCGGACCATCATCCTTGGAGAAATTCTGGCCGAAAAAGATCAACCCCACGCAATTGCCCGCCAGGCCTTTCGAGAAATAACATTTGGGAGCCACCCTTATCATCATCCCGTAAAAGGGTTTAAGGAGAGCTTGCATGAGATCAAGCAGAGCAATCTTGTTGCCTTCCATCGTAAATACTATCGTCCGAACAATGCCATTATTTCAATTGTGGGGGATGTCACGGTTCAAGAGGCCGAGACTCTGGTTAAAAAGTATTTCGGGAAATGGGAGAAGGGGACGGTTCCCTCGCTGGAATTTAAGCCGTCGAAACCGCTTCGATCAAAAAAGATCAGGAAGATTGAGAAGAATCTGAGTCAGGCGACCGTGATTTTGGGACATGTTGGTATCAAACGCAGCAATGACGACTATTACGCCGTCCGTGTGATGAACTACATCCTGGGTGGAGGTGGTTTCTCTTCCCGGTTGATGAGTGAGATCCGTGATAATCAGGGTCTGGTCTACTCCATCTATTCCAGGTTTTCAGGCAATCAGGATCCCGGTCCTTTTTCTGTGACCTTTCAGACAGAAAACGGCAATGCCCCGAAGGCCATTGAGGGGGTTCTGTCTGAAATCAATCAGATTCGAGAAAAAGATGTCAGCAAGAAGGAGCTTTCCGAAGCGAAGGCCTACATGGTGGGAAGTTTCCCCCTCCGGATTGATACGACACGGAAGGTCGCATCGCTCCTTCCACAAATCGAATTTCACAACCTGGGCCTTCATTACCTCAAGGAGTATGCGGAATTGATCAATCGTGTTACCGTAGCGGATGTCCGGCGTGTGGCAAAAAAGTACCTACATCCAGACCAATATGTCCTGGTTCTTGTCGGAAAGCAGAAAGAAATCAGATTGGAAGAGTAG
- a CDS encoding ketoacyl-ACP synthase III, translating into MKTRITGTGVAFPKRAVSNAELSKRLGLSEGEIVRLTGIETRYWVGEGETAATLAVEAARSALDAAACSIDQIDLIVVSTTSPNMFFPSTACLVQRDLSARPIPAFDINASCTGFLYALSVGDNAIQSGSAAHVLIISTEVKSPFLDLDDPSTSILFGDGAGAVVLSPGKGGIRTIRLFSDGSRHKLIHLPAGGSRQPATQDSLRQGLHTMKMEGKALFRMAVKKMESALTGLSEECALPLSDIDFFIFHQANLRILEALLKRKKIPLNKTEITIPRFGNTSSSSLPIALDSAVRQGRLKKGDTLVLCAFGGGMTWGIALLDWE; encoded by the coding sequence ATGAAAACAAGAATTACAGGAACCGGAGTCGCCTTCCCGAAACGGGCCGTATCAAACGCCGAACTCTCAAAGCGGCTTGGACTGAGTGAAGGGGAGATTGTCAGGCTTACCGGGATAGAAACCCGGTACTGGGTCGGAGAAGGAGAGACCGCTGCGACGCTTGCAGTAGAGGCAGCAAGGTCAGCCCTCGACGCGGCAGCATGCTCCATAGATCAGATCGACCTGATTGTCGTCTCGACAACATCACCCAATATGTTCTTCCCTTCAACCGCCTGTCTGGTTCAGAGAGATCTTTCCGCCAGACCCATTCCGGCCTTTGATATCAATGCCTCCTGCACCGGCTTTCTCTATGCGTTGTCCGTCGGAGACAACGCGATCCAGAGCGGTTCAGCCGCTCATGTCTTGATTATCTCGACCGAGGTAAAATCCCCCTTTCTGGACCTGGATGATCCTTCGACCTCCATCTTATTCGGTGATGGGGCCGGGGCGGTCGTCTTGTCGCCCGGGAAAGGGGGTATCCGCACCATTCGACTCTTTTCCGACGGATCGAGACACAAACTGATCCACCTGCCCGCCGGAGGTTCGCGCCAGCCGGCAACACAGGATTCACTTCGACAGGGATTGCACACCATGAAAATGGAGGGAAAAGCACTCTTCCGGATGGCTGTCAAGAAAATGGAGTCAGCGCTGACAGGCCTTTCCGAAGAATGCGCACTTCCCTTATCAGACATCGACTTTTTTATTTTTCATCAGGCCAATTTAAGAATTCTGGAGGCCCTGCTCAAAAGGAAGAAAATTCCTCTGAATAAAACCGAGATCACCATTCCCCGATTTGGAAACACCTCTTCTTCTTCTCTTCCGATCGCTCTGGACAGTGCAGTGCGTCAAGGACGATTGAAGAAGGGCGACACCCTGGTTCTCTGCGCTTTTGGCGGAGGAATGACCTGGGGAATCGCCTTGCTGGATTGGGAATGA